In Alosa sapidissima isolate fAloSap1 chromosome 4, fAloSap1.pri, whole genome shotgun sequence, the following are encoded in one genomic region:
- the LOC121707552 gene encoding parapinopsin-like: MALSANLTEPYSSSISFTENPTVEPFFPRYGYTILSVVMGIVTVTAVVLNVTVIVVTARHRQLRQPLNYALVNLAVADLGTAVMGGVPAVLSNAAGHHVLGRAGCILEGFSVALFGITALCTVALIAVERLFVVCKPLGSIKFQGWHAVVGVVISWLWSLIWNTPPLFGWGSYALEGVKTSCGPDWQSRQPGNVSYILCYFLLCFAVPFTLIVLSYTWLLWTLRQVAQMSGGAAAKAEAKVACMVVAMVLAFLVSWMPYSVLALVVVFDPEVKVGPLVAMLPVYLAKSSTVYNPLIYIFMNKQFQKYAVPFLFCGWSPWELEESDAEPHTTISSVGNQVSPEP, encoded by the exons ATGGCTTTGTCAGCTAACCTTACAGAACCCTACTCTTCGTCCATCTCTTTCACCGAGAACCCCACAGTGGAACCGTTCTTTCCTCGTTATGGTTACACCATCCTCTCAGTCGTCATGGGAATTGTCACAGTGACCGCTGTGGTCCTGAATGTGACTGTGATTGTTGTGACTGCCCGGCATCGGCAGCTTCGCCAGCCCCTGAACTACGCCTTGGTGAACCTGGCAGTGGCTGACCTGGGCACGGCGGTGATGGGTGGAGTGCCCGCTGTACTGTCCAACGCAGCTGGCCACCATGTCCTGGGAAGGGCAGGCTGTATTCTGGAGGGCTTTTCTGTGGCTCTCTTTG GCATCACGGCTCTCTGTACGGTGGCATTGATTGCTGTGGAGCGTCTGTTTGTGGTGTGTAAGCCACTAGGCAGCATCAAGTTCCAGGGATGGCACGCCGTAGTGGGTGTGGTCATCTCCTGGTTGTGGTCTCTCATATGGAACACGCCCCCTCTCTTCGGCTGGGGCAGCTACGCGTTGGAGGGCGTCAAGACGTCCTGCGGGCCGGACTGGCAGAGCCGCCAGCCAGGCAACGTCTCCTACATCCTCTGCTACTTCCTGTTGTGCTTTGCTGTCCCGTTCACACTCATCGTGCTGTCGTACACCTGGCTGCTCTGGACCTTACGACAG GTGGCTCAGATGAGTGGGGGAGCTGCTGCTAAAGCTGAGGCCAAGGTGGCATGTATGGTTGTTGCCATGGTGCTGGCATTCCTGGTCAGCTGGATGCCCTACTCTGTGCTCGCCCTGGTGGTTGTATTTGACCCCGAAGTCAAAGTCGGCCCACTTGTTGCCATGTTACCGGTGTACCTGGCCAAAAGCAGCACAGTCTACAATCCCTTGATCTACATTTTCATGAACAAACAG TTCCAGAAGTATGCTGTGCCCTTCCTGTTCTGTGGGTGGAGCCCTTGGGAGTTGGAGGAGTCGGATGCCGAGCCTCACACCACCATCTCCTCCGTGGGCAACCAGGTCTCCCCTGAGCCATGA